A stretch of DNA from Euzebyales bacterium:
CTGAAGGACACGACAGGCGAGGCGGCGCCGAAAGGCCGGAGCTGGCGGTCCGGTTTCCTCCGGCGCAGCGCGTCCACGATCGACGTGATCGATCGGGCGGATCGGCTGCATCTGCCGACGTACGTCGGGCAGCGGGTGAGCGTGACCGGCACGCTCGTCGACCGCGAGATGCAGGTGCGCTCGGTGTCGATCGTCGCCGAGTCGTGCCAGGAGAAGTCGGCCTGATCAGGCCCGGGGCCGGCGGAGGTAATGGGTCGCCACGTAATTCTCGATGAGCGACCTGAACGCCTCCGCCAGCTCCTCGTAAGTGCCGGTGAGGGTGGTGAACTGCACGCCGTCGATGTAGACGGGGCAGGTCGGCGCCTCGCCGGTGCCCGGCAGGCTGATCCCGATATTGGCGGCCCGCGATTCGCCCGGCCCGTTCACGACGCAGCCCATCACCGCGAGAGTCAGCGTCTCGACGCCTTCGTACTGCCGCTTCCAGTCGGACATCCGCTCCCGAATGTAGTCCTGCGTGCGCTCGGCAAGCTCCTGGAACGTGCTGCTCGTGGTGCGGCCGCAGCCGGGGCTGGCGGTGACGCTCGGCGAAAACGACCGGAGCCCGAGGGCCTGGAGCAGTTCGCAGGCGGCATACACCTCCTCGCGGCGATCGCCGCCTGGCTTCGGCGTGAGCGACACGCGAACGGTGTCGCCGATGCCTTCGGCGAGCAGCGTGCCGATGCCCACCGCGCTCTTGGTGATGCCGGTCTTGGGCGGGCCCGCCTCGGTGACGCCGAGGTGCAGCGGGTAGTCGCACGACTCGGCCAGCAGGCGGTAGGTCTGGATCATCACCCAGGGGTCGGAG
This window harbors:
- the ispG gene encoding flavodoxin-dependent (E)-4-hydroxy-3-methylbut-2-enyl-diphosphate synthase; this encodes MGTSLPILTQPAPQAAAHQPPARRACRTVHVGDVAVGGDAPISVQSMTTTPTHDINATLQQIAALNATGVDIVRVAVPRQEDADALAAIAAKSTVPVVADIHFQWKYAMAAIEAGCAGVRINPGNIRKHDKVKVIGDAAKERGIPIRIGVNGGSLEDVVLAKYGGVTPEAMVESALAEARLLEEVDFYDIKISVKHSDPWVMIQTYRLLAESCDYPLHLGVTEAGPPKTGITKSAVGIGTLLAEGIGDTVRVSLTPKPGGDRREEVYAACELLQALGLRSFSPSVTASPGCGRTTSSTFQELAERTQDYIRERMSDWKRQYEGVETLTLAVMGCVVNGPGESRAANIGISLPGTGEAPTCPVYIDGVQFTTLTGTYEELAEAFRSLIENYVATHYLRRPRA